The Arachis duranensis cultivar V14167 chromosome 2, aradu.V14167.gnm2.J7QH, whole genome shotgun sequence genome has a window encoding:
- the LOC107476183 gene encoding probable UDP-N-acetylglucosamine--peptide N-acetylglucosaminyltransferase SPINDLY has protein sequence MAWIENNDGNGGEKELSKDNGFLKVSQNSISTGGSGVDVGSADKQSEGNDDLAFANILRSRNKFVDALALYERVLDNDSGNVEAQIGKGICLQMQNMGRLAFESFAEAIRLDPQNACALTHCGILYKEEGRLVEAAESYQKALRVDPSYKAAAECLAIVLTDIGTNIKLSGNTQEGIQKYFEALKIDPRYAPAYYNLGVVYSEMMQYDMALTFYEKAASERPMYAEAYCNMGVIYKNRGDLEAAITCYERCLAVSPNFEIAKNNMAIALTDLGTKVKLEGDINRGVAFYKKALYYNWHYADAMYNLGVAYGEMLKFDMAIVFYELAFHFNPHCAEACNNLGVIYKDRDNLDKAVECYQLALSIKPNFSQSLNNLGVVYTVQGKMDSAASMIEKAIMANPTYAEAYNNLGVLYRDAGDIALAINAYEQCLKIDPDSRNAGQNRLLAMNYIDEGNDDKLFEAHRDWGRRFMRLYPQFTSWNNSKDPERPLVIGYVSPDYFTHSVSYFIEAPLVYHDYTNYKVIVYSAVVKADAKTIRFREKVLKKGGIWKDIYGTDEKKVAEMVREDQVDILVELTGHTANNKLGMMACRPAPIQVTWIGYPNTTGLPTIDYRISDSLVDPPETKQNHVEELVRLPECFLCYTPSPEAGPIVPTPALSNGFVTFGSFNNLAKITPKVLQVWARILCAIPNSRLVVKCKPFCCESVRQRFLSTLEQLGLEPLRVDLLPLILLNHDHMQAYSLMDISLDTFPYAGTTTTCESLYMGVPCVTMAGSVHAHNVGVSLLSNVGLGHLVAKNEDEYVKLALKLASDIPALQNLRMSLRELMSKSPLCDGANFILGLESTYRQMWRRYCKGDVPSLKRMESLQHPVSTSDTSNQESKPAKVITSSEGSNPESVKANGFTSNSMQQSSKLSIHNCEENGGSLNHSSSSSSSKQGIVGSS, from the exons ATGGCATGGATAGAAAACAATGATGGGAATGGGGGAGAAAAGGAATTATCTAAAGACAATGGTTTTTTGAAAGTCTCTCAGAATTCTATAAGTACTGGTGGCTCTGGTGTGGATGTTGGTTCGGCGGATAAGCAAAGCGAAGGGAATGATGATCTTGCTTTTGCGAACATCTTACGGTCAAGGAACAAGTTCGTCGATGCTCTTGCTTTGTATGAACGTGTCCTTGACAATGATAGTGGAAATGTGGAGGCTCAGATAGGAAAGGGGATATGCTTGCAGATGCAGAATATGGGCAGGCTTGCTTTTGAAAGTTTTGCCGAGGCTATCAGATTGGATCCTCAAAATGCTTGCGCTCTCACGCACTGTGGTATCCTGTACAAAGAAGAAGGTCGCCTTGTGGAAGCAGCTGAG TCATATCAGAAGGCTTTACGAGTAGATCCATCGTATAAAGCAGCTGCGGAATGCCTAGCCATTGTTTTAACAGATATTGGTACCAACATAAAGCTCTCAGGAAACACACAAGAGggaattcaaaaatattttgaagcCCTCAAAATAGATCCGCGTTATGCT CCAGCATATTATAACCTCGGCGTGGTCTATTCTGAAATGATGCAATATGACATGGCCCTCACTTTCTATGAAAAGGCTGCATCAGAAAGGCCTATGTATGCTGAAGCATACTGCAATATGGGTGTGATTTACAAAAATCGTGGTGATTTAGAAGCGGCTATTACTTGTTATGAGAG GTGTTTAGCTGTTTCTCCTAACTTTGAGATTGCAAAGAATAATATGGCTATAGCTTTGACCGACTTGGGAACAAAG GTTAAACTGGAAGGAGATATCAATCGAGGTGTGGCTTTTTATAAGAAAGCTTTGTATTATAATTGGCATTATGCCGATGCCATGTATAATCTTGGGGTTGCGTATGGGGAGATGCTTAAATTTGATATG GCTATTGTGTTCTATGAACTCGCCTTCCACTTCAATCCACATTGTGCAGAAGCTTGTAACAATCTAGGTGTTATATACAAAGATCGTGACAACCTTGACAAGGCTGTAGAATGCTATCAG CTTGCATTGTCAATCAAACCAAACTTTTCACAGTCATTAAATAACCTTGGGGTTGTATACACTGTCCAG GGTAAAATGGATTCTGCTGCAAGTATGATTGAAAAAGCTATCATGGCAAATCCAACATATGCAGAAGCATACAATAACCTAG GAGTTCTTTATAGAGATGCTGGTGATATTGCTTTAGCTATTAACGCTTATGAGCAATGTCTTAAGATTGATCCTGACTCACGAAATGCTGGCCAG AATCGCTTGCTCGCAATGAATTACATTGATGAAGGGAATGATGACAAGCTTTTTGAGGCTCACAG GGACTGGGGCAGGAGATTTATGAGGCTATATCCGCAGTTCACATCATGGAACAACTCAAAAGATCCTGAACGTCCTCTTGTGATAGGATATGTATCTCCTGACTATTTTACACATTCTGTGTCGTATTTCATTGAAGCTCCCCTTGTATATCATGACTACACCAATTATAAAGTGATTGTTTATTCAGCAGTTGTCAAG GCTGATGCTAAAACCATTCGGTTTAGAGAGAAAGTCTTAAAGAAGGGTGGGATCTGGAAAGATATATATGGGACCGATGAAAAGAAGGTTGCCGAAATGGTTAGAGAAGATCAAGTTGATATTTTGGTAGAACTTACTGGCCATACAGCAAATAACAAATTGGGGATGATGGCATGTCGACCTGCTCCGATTCAG GTGACTTGGATTGGTTATCCAAACACCACCGGATTGCCAACAATTGATTATAGAATCAGTGATTCTCTGGTGGACCCTCCTGAAACAAAGCAGAA CCATGTTGAAGAGCTAGTTCGTTTACCAGAATGTTTCCTTTGTTACACGCCTTCTCCCGAAGCCGGTCCTATTGTTCCAACTCCTGCCCTTTCCAATGGCTTCGTCACATTCGGCAGTTTTAACAATCTGGCGAAG ATTACACCTAAAGTATTGCAGGTTTGGGCAAGGATACTGTGTGCAATCCCGAATTCTCGCCTTGTGGTGAAATGTAAACCATTTTGCTGTGAAAGTGTGAGACAAAGATTTCTTTCAACACTAGAGCAATTAGGTTTGGAACCGCTCCGTGTTGATCTTCTGCCCCTTATACTTCTCAACCATGATCATATGCAAGCCTATTCTCTCATGGACATAAG TTTGGACACGTTTCCATATGCTGGAACGACGACAACTTGTGAATCTTTATACATGGGAGTTCCATGTGTTACAATGGCTGGTTCAGTACATGCTCACAACGTTGGCGTTAGTCTTCTTAGCAATGTTG GCCTTGGACATTTAGTTGCCAAAAATGAAGACGAATACGTTAAGTTGGCCCTAAAGTTGGCGTCCGACATTCCAGCGCTACAAAATTTGAGAATGAGTCTACGAGAACTCATGTCCAAGTCCCCTCTTTGCGACGGAGCGAATTTCATCCTCGGCCTAGAGTCAACATACCGGCAAATGTGGCGCAGATATTGTAAAGGAGACGTTCCGTCTTTGAAACGAATGGAGTCGTTGCAACACCCCGTTTCAACGAGCGACACGTCCAACCAAGAGTCCAAGCCAGCAAAGGTCATAACCTCAAGTGAGGGTAGTAACCCTGAATCGGTCAAGGCTAATGGATTTACTTCAAATTCAATGCAACAATCCTCCAAACT
- the LOC107476370 gene encoding uncharacterized protein LOC107476370, producing the protein MDLTASSRHRRSPPSSSSDRLLGLFAVSPSHLPSASAAGDELNEAELFYAADEASELENQFSAWPPANNNDHRRVHQNSGILAALPESNRLAVLRRKPSSSSTSTMTIPSIPRPNGDSYFSQSVPGGGCGGRKFQQSDPVKVPVAAAKTRKNAGDLADVDDGYDDDDEMLPPHEIVARSSGALPNTTSFSVLEGVGRTLKGRDLRQVRNAIWRKTGFLD; encoded by the coding sequence atggatcTCACTGCCAGTTCCCGCCACCGCCGTTCACCACCATCTTCCTCCTCTGACCGCCTCCTCGGCCTCTTCGCCGTTTCACCCTCACATTTACCTTCCGCATCCGCCGCCGGCGATGAGCTCAATGAAGCAGAACTCTTCTACGCCGCCGACGAAGCTTCCGAGCTGGAGAATCAGTTCTCGGCATGGCCACCGGCGAACAACAACGACCACCGGAGAGTCCACCAAAACTCCGGCATCCTCGCGGCGTTACCAGAATCCAATCGTTTAGCAGTTCTTCGCCGGAAACCGTCGTCATCTTCGACGTCAACGATGACGATTCCTTCGATTCCGAGGCCGAACGGCGACAGTTACTTCTCCCAATCGGTTCCCGGCGGCGGTTGTGGAGGCCGGAAGTTTCAGCAGTCTGATCCGGTGAAGGTTCCGGTTGCTGCAGCAAAAACGAGAAAGAATGCCGGCGATCTTGCCGATGTGGACGACGGATACGACGACGATGACGAAATGCTGCCGCCGCACGAGATCGTAGCGCGAAGCTCCGGCGCTCTACCAAATACGACGTCGTTTTCGGTGTTGGAAGGCGTCGGTAGAACTCTCAAAGGAAGAGATCTTCGCCAAGTGAGAAATGCAATTTGGCGCAAAACCGGTTTTCTTGATTGA